The Daucus carota subsp. sativus chromosome 2, DH1 v3.0, whole genome shotgun sequence genome includes a window with the following:
- the LOC108209680 gene encoding ABC transporter G family member 24 → MNHTTKQIYLLYAIVVFLSCFQLSQCQSGAGDGDISGQIDNPAVLPYLTQVIYARLSNATSSVLTSSEINSKFKFCIKDPEADWDRAFNFSSNLDFLTSCIQKTQGEVTKRLCTAADLKFYFNHFFESGNVDYLKPNNNCNLTNWGAGCEPGWAASVGPDRDVDLRDSRDMPTRTSDPQPCCEGFFCPRGMTCMIPCPLGSYCPLATLNKDNGVCQPYNYQLPPAQTNHTCGGANIWADIRTGRDLFCSGGSFCPTSTQKNSCSKGHYCRMGSKSEKRCFKLTSCGPNTENQNIHAYGILLIAALSTLLLIMYNCSDQVLTTRERRLAKSRERAARSVHEKVKARERWKSAKEAAKKHTSGLQAQISRKFSRIKSVKHPEHSRIEVDDDQSLVQNYTTASASQQQDAIFDGKKMNPSDIVKMIHAIDDDPNSFSLESGYSDMKKKVPKEKQVQTHSQIFNYAYSQLEKEKAIQQQNKNMTFSGLINMAANTETKKRPKIEISFRDLTLTLKGTSKQILRCVTGKIMPGRITAFMGPSGAGKTTYLSALAGKAVGCTITGSIHINGKSASIHSYKKITGFVPQDDVVHGNLTVEENIWFSASCRLSADLPKPDKVLIVERVIESLGLQEVRNSVVGTVEKRGISGGQRKRVNVGLEMVMEPSLLILDEPTSGLDSSSSQLLLRALRREALEGVNICMVVHQPSYTLFNMFDDLVLLAKGGLTVYHGPVRKVEEYFSKIGIVVPDRVNPPDYFIDVLEGIVKPKSGVSYKELPVRWMLHNDYPVPPDMQQTSVELAMSTPGSDLGHQIDLAHNITIEHSFAGEMWQDVKYNVELQRDILRHNLLRSKDLSNRKTPGILLQYKYFLGRVGKQRLREARIQAIDYLILLLAGACLGSVTKFSDETFGAPGYTYTIIAVSLLCKIAALRSFALDKLQYSRESAAGISSLAHFLSKDTIDLFNIVIKPVVYLSMYYFFSNPRSSFADNYVVLLCLVYCVTGMAYILAIFLEPGPSQLLSVLLPVVLTLISTQNRAGEFVKKVANVCYTKWALEAFVIANAERYDGVWLITRCGALQQTGYNLNHWGLRIFLLILAGVISRIIAFIGLVTFRKK, encoded by the exons ATGAACCACACAACCAAACAAATCTACTTATTATACGCCATTGTTGTTTTCCTCAGCTGCTTTCAGTTGTCGCAGTGCCAGAGCGGCGCCGGAGACGGCGATATTTCCGGCCAGATTGATAATCCGGCGGTGCTGCCGTATCTTACGCAAGTCATATACGCGCGTCTATCCAATGCGACTTCTTCGGTTCTGACTTCCTCGGAGATTAATAGTAAATTCAAGTTTTGCATCAAAGATCC GGAAGCTGATTGGGATAGAGCTTTTAACTTCTCTTCTAATCTGGACTTTTTAACTTCTTGCATTCAGAAAACTCAAG GAGAGGTAACAAAACGGTTGTGCACAGCAGCGGATTTGAAGTTCTACTTCAATCATTTCTTTGAATCGGGAAATGTTGATTATTTGAAGCCTAACAATAACTGCAATTTAACCAATTGGGGAGCTGGTTGCGAGCCAGGATGGGCTGCGAGTGTTGGACCAGATCGGGATGTTGACTTGAGAGATTCTAGAGATATGCCTACTAGAACATCTGACCCTCAGCCTTGCTGTGAGGGCTTCTTCTGCCCTCGCGGCATGACTTGCATGATCC CTTGCCCCTTGGGATCCTATTGCCCACTTGCGACTCTCAATAAAGATAACGGTGTATGTCAACC GTACAATTACCAACTTCCTCCTGCGCAGACAAATCATACTTGTGGCGGTGCAAACATTTGGGCAGATATTCGTACGGGCAGAGACTTGTTCTGTTCAGGAGGATCATTTTGTCCAACATCTACCCAAAAAAATTCTTGCAGCAAAGG GCACTACTGTCGGATGGGATCTAAATCAGAGAAGC GATGTTTTAAATTGACGTCCTGCGGACCCAACacagaaaatcaaaatatacaTGCATATGGAATACTTTTaatt GCTGCTTTAAGCACTCTTCTGCTAATTATGTACAACTGTTCTGACCAAGTTCTTACCACTCGAGAAAGGAGACTAGCTAAATCTAGAGAAAGGGCAGCAAGAAGTGTACATGAGAAAGTGAAGGCACGTGAAAGGTGGAAATCTGCAAAAGAAGCTGCTAAAAAACATACCAGTGGATTACAAgctcaaatatctcgcaaattcTCTCGTATAAAAAGCGTCAAGCATCCTGAACATTCTAGAATTGAAGTGGACGATGATCAATCACTAGTTCAGAACTATACAACTGCAAGTGCCTCTCAGCAACAGGATGCTATTTTTGACGGAAAGAAAATGAATCCAAGTGATATAGTGAAGATGATTCATGCAATTGACGACGACCCCAATAGTTTCAGTTTGGAGAGTGGATACAGTGATATGAAAAAGAAAGTGCCTAAAGAAAAGCAAGTTCAAACTCATAGCCAGATATTCAATTATGCTTATTCTCAacttgaaaaagagaaagctaTCCAGCAGCAAAACAAGAACATGACCTTCTCAGGACTGATTAACATGGCTGCCAATACAGAAACAAAAAAACGACCTAAAATTGAGATTTCTTTCAGGGATTTAACTCTAACGTTGAAGGGGACAAGCAAACAAATCTTGAGATGTGTTACTGGGAAAATCATGCCTGGGCGCATAACCGCTTTCATGGGGCCATCTGGTGCTGGAAAAACAACATATCTTTCTGCTTTGGCAGGAAAAGCTGTTGGATGCACAATCACTGGTTCAATACACATCAACGGTAAGTCGGCATCAATCCATTCATACAAGAAAATTACTGGGTTTGTGCCGCAGGATGATGTTGTCCATGGAAACTTGACAGTTGAAGAGAACATATGGTTCAGTGCAAGCTGCAG ACTATCTGCAGACTTGCCAAAGCCAGATAAGGTTCTGATTGTTGAAAGAGTAATTGAGTCTCTGGGGTTGCAGGAAGTAAGGAATTCTGTGGTTGGAACAGTAGAGAAGCGAGGCATTTCTGGAGGCCAGAGGAAGCGAGTGAATGTTGGGCTTGAAATGGTGATGGAACCTTCACTTTTAATCCTAGATGAACCTACGTCTGGTTTGGACAGTTCATCATCCCAGCTACTTCTCAGAGCACTTAGACGTGAAGCACTTGAAGGGGTGAACATCTGTATGGTTGTACACCAACCGAG CTACACCTTGTTTAATATGTTCGATGATTTGGTACTTCTAGCAAAAGGCGGTCTTACTGTCTATCATGGTCCAGTAAGAAAAGTCGAAGAATATTTCTCCAAGATTGGAATTGTTGTCCCAGATCGTGTTAATCCTCCAGACTACTTCATtgatgttttggaaggaatagTTAAACCAAAATCAGGTGTGAGTTACAAGGAACTTCCTGTCAGATGGATGCTTCATAATGATTATCCAGTGCCTCCTGATATGCAGCAAACTTCTGTTGAACTTGCTATGTCGACACCAGGCTCAGATTTAGGTCATCAAATAGATCTTGCACATAATATTACAATCGAACATTCTTTTGCTGGGGAAATGTGGCAGGACGTAAAGTATAATGTGGAGTTGCAGCGAGACATACTACGACACAACCTCTTGAGATCTAAAGACTTGTCTAATCGGAAAACTCCAGGAATTCTCCTTCAGTACAAATACTTCCTTGGAAG GGTTGGTAAGCAGCGATTACGGGAAGCTAGGATACAAGCAATAGATTATCTCATATTATTACTTGCTGGAGCCTGCTTAGGATCTGTTACTAAATTCAGTGATGAAACCTTTGGCGCTCCTGGTTATACATACACCATCATCGCTGTTT CTCTTCTATGCAAAATTGCGGCCCTGAGATCATTTGCGTTAGATAAGTTGCAATATTCAAGAGAGAGTGCTGCTGGGATCAGCAGCTTGGCTCATTTTCTCTCAAAAGATACAATAGACCTTTTCAATATTGTAATCAAGCCTGTGGTGTATCTGTCAATGTATTATTTCTTCAGCAACCCTAGATCTTCCTTCGCAGATAACTATGTTGTATTGCTCTGCCTTGTATACTGTGTAACCGGTATGGCATATATCTTAGCCATCTTCCTTGAGCCTGGACCGTCTCAGCTG CTCTCCGTACTTCTTCCTGTTGTCTTGACTCTCATATCCACTCAGAATAGAGCTGGTGAATTTGTTAAGAAAGT
- the LOC108208580 gene encoding F-box/LRR-repeat protein At1g52650-like, with translation MNMDGASGSGTKTSEVSTVCGNRAFDFITLPVDIFTNIFSFLTLKEALCLCFSCKNLEHLSTSIANVEIEETADGCPTKKQEFVDSISRYLAKHDRLVRKFQLSFCPKEYKSDVLLWLSLVVKDGIEEIDLMLYDGKYMEIPVSSVNAGTLKVLRLRHCKIDLASIAGFRSLKSLLLGAMNISDDEMSTICSKCESLQYLTLENCFGFVEINTVDPRCKLESLTLDGHCLSLSRLIILSLKTLVVRRRSMNFSLIGCPHIDELVLSRVVAGGITQQESENMKANIINRLVNVRSLHLKGWAYECVANQLIEDQQFPNLEVLGLDITIGKANKNKLENLIRQADGLKTLSISLIVKGNYAEDYAIDTRPNFETFVASILMEKEDVIRKTFGLGNKALENIDINYFTGSSNEVILIYHMLLLFPHLRVLKVTPVTRIDKDRCCVYAKMFSRFPRSSKNVRMQVGSKKVEITEGA, from the exons ATGAATATGGATGGTGCAAGCGGCTCGGGAACAAAGACTAGTGAAGTTAGCACAGTTTGTGGGAACCGAGCTTTTGACTTCATTACTCTTCCAGTTGATATTTTCACCAACATATTTTCGTTTTTGACGTTGAAAGAAGCTCTCTGTTTATGCTTTTCATGTAAGAATCTAGAGCATTTGTCGACCTCAATAGCCAATGTTGAAATCGAAGAAACTGCAGATGGTTGTCCCACTAAGAAGCAGGAATTTGTAGATtctatttcaaggtacttggcTAAGCATGATCGTCTGGTTCGGAAATTTCAGCTTTCATTCTGTCCTAAAGAATACAAGAGTGATGTTCTCCTCTGGCTCTCTTTGGTTGTGAAAGATGGCATTGAAGAGATTGATCTTATGTTGTATGATGGAAAATACATGGAAATCCCTGTATCTTCTGTGAATGCTGGAACTTTAAAAGTGTTGAGATTAAGGCATTGTAAAATTGACCTAGCATCTATAGCTGGTTTCAGGTCCCTCAAATCGCTTCTACTCGGAGCTATGAACATCTCCGATGATGAGATGAGCACAATTTGTTCCAAATGTGAGTCTCTACAGTACTTGACCCTTGAAAATTGCTTTGGTTTTGTGGAGATTAATACTGTAGATCCAAGGTGCAAGCTTGAATCATTGACACTGGATGGCCACTGCCTCAGTCTTTCCAGATTGATTATACTGAGTTTGAAGACCCTAGTTGTTCGTCGAAGAAGCATGAACTTCTCTTTAATTGGGTGCCCACATATTGATGAGCTGGTCTTATCCCGAGTAGTGGCAGGCGGAATCACCCAGCAGGAATCTGAGAATATGAAAGCCAATATTATAAATAGACTTGTGAATGTAAGGTCTTTGCATCTAAAAGGCTGGGCTTATGAG TGCGTTGCAAATCAATTGATAGAAGATCAGCAATTCCCAAACCTAGAGGTTCTTGGACTGGATATCACTATCGGCAAAGCAAATAAGAACAAACTTGAGAATCTGATTCGACAAGCTGACGGACTGAAAACATTGTCCATATCACTG ATAGTCAAAGGAAACTATGCAGAAGATTATGCAATTGATACCCGTCCCAACTTTGAGACATTTGTTGCATCAATTTTAATGGAGAAAGAAGATGTAATCCGTAAAACATTTGGCTTAGGCAACAAAGCTCTTGAGAATATTGACATCAACTATTTCACAGGTTCATCGAATGAAGTAATTCTTATCTACCACATGTTGCTTCTCTTTCCGCATCTAAGAGTCCTCAAAGTAACTCCAGTAACAAGAATAGATAAAGACCGATGTTGTGTCTATGCAAAGATGTTCTCAAGGTTTCCTAGGAGTTCTAAAAATGTGCGCATGCAAGTGGGATCTAAGAAAGTGGAGATAACTGAAGGAGCCTGA